From Hermetia illucens chromosome 6, iHerIll2.2.curated.20191125, whole genome shotgun sequence, one genomic window encodes:
- the LOC119659396 gene encoding protein eiger isoform X2: MTVETLKPFIKVPVESGESKRPNGSKTALVCHSIVLAIFYAGLLGFVIWNSVRVANLQKEVKHLNLLLDTMQKRLGFDLLDLNEFEEAYGHSVSAEKIIPDKSFFNMDDDQDEYDPELNDMEVDDEDYMDDELLGGSSEEEDLSKAANETYKIDLDSSLYDDLDEDLDDYEYGLDIGGNSDENSERKTRSIVARNGVPVVDEPYSAKDRPAEGQGAVKPTMKYDWNEKRQQYLERKYKKYMEIRSKPANMRMEQGKDGDSNQNNHPTQQDKAASYPGQVVLTGTRRRVARPVHKSLEGRGRHRSVAVHYVGDTSRYIPGHHRHYEGNGRLRHTGGVYVDWAVDPSISNSNQFFRMENGIVTVQETGIYLIYAQLFYHDDHDTNGFRIEKNGVPFLICTTMTHSVDRVTKSNTCFTSGVTLLKADDNIRISDLAYDRHVILDPVRSFFGLVKLGAHTPIHGTHHQSHEDRMRMLDTMKRSPKILNITDI, encoded by the exons ATGACCGTCGAAACTTTGAAGCCTTTTATAAAAGTTCCCGTGGAATCAGGAGAATCGAAGCGACCAAATGGAAGCAAGACCGCTTTGGTTTGCCATTCTATTGTACTGGCAATCTTTTACGCAGGACTTTTGGGATTCGTG ATTTGGAATTCTGTACGAGTGGCGAACCTTCAAAAAGAAGTTAAACACCTCAACCTGCTGTTAGATACTATGCAAAAGCGTCTTGGTTTCGATTTACTTGATCTCAATGAATTCGAAGAAGCG TATGGTCACAGTGTGTCTGCAGAAAAAATAATCCCTGATAAAAGCTTCTTTAATATGGATGATGATCAAGATGAATATGATCCTGAACTGAATGATATGGAAGTCGATGACGAAGACTACATGGATGATGAGCTTCTTGGCGGTAGTTCTGAAGAAGAGGACTTATCAAAGGCTGCAAACGAAACTTACAAAATTGATTTAGACAGTTCTCTCTATGATGATCTCGATGAAGACTTGGACGATTATGAATACGGATTGGATAT AGGTGGCAATAGTGATGAAAATAGTGAACGAAAAACACGGTCAATTGTAGCACGAAATGGTGTTCCAGTTGTTGATGAACCCTACTCTGCTAAAGACAGACCTGCAGAGGGACAAGGCGCAGTCAAACCAACAATGAAATATGACTGGAATGAGAAAAG GCAACAGTATTTAGAAcggaaatataaaaagtatatGGAGATCCGCTCGAAACCAGCAAACATGCGAATGGAACAGGGAAAAGATGGCGATAGCAATCAGAACAATCACCCAACTCAACAG GATAAGGCGGCATCGTATCCTGGACAAGTTGTATTAACGGGAACACGGCGACGAGTGGCGCGACCAGTACACAAAAGTCTAGAAGGTCGAG GACGACATCGGTCAGTAGCTGTTCATTATGTTGGCGACACAAGTCGTTATATCCCGGGTCATCATCGACACTACGAAG GAAATGGTCGTTTAAGGCATACAGGCGGAGTATACGTGGACTGGGCCGTTGATCCTTCAATCAGTAATTCGAATCAATTCTTCCGCATGGAGAATGGGATTGTGACGGTACAAGAAACTGGAATTTATCTCATTTACGCCCAG CTGTTTTATCACGATGATCATGatacaaatgggttccgcatcgAAAAGAACGGAGTTCCATTCCTCATTTGCACAACTATGACACATTCGGTTGACAGAGTTACTAAGTCGAATACTTGCTTCACCAGTGGCGTTACACTATTAAAGGCGGACGACAACATTCGTATTTCCGATCTTGCTTATGATCGTCATGTAATCCTTGATCCGGTAAGAAGTTTCTTCGGATTAGTAAAATTGGGTGCCCATACTCCCATTCATGGCACACATCATCAATCGCATGAAGACAGAATGCGAATGTTGGATACTATGAAACGATctccaaaaattttaaatattactgACATCTAA
- the LOC119659396 gene encoding protein eiger isoform X1, with protein sequence MTVETLKPFIKVPVESGESKRPNGSKTALVCHSIVLAIFYAGLLGFVIWNSVRVANLQKEVKHLNLLLDTMQKRLGFDLLDLNEFEEAYGHSVSAEKIIPDKSFFNMDDDQDEYDPELNDMEVDDEDYMDDELLGGSSEEEDLSKAANETYKIDLDSSLYDDLDEDLDDYEYGLDIGGNSDENSERKTRSIVARNGVPVVDEPYSAKDRPAEGQGAVKPTMKYDWNEKRQQYLERKYKKYMEIRSKPANMRMEQGKDGDSNQNNHPTQQGQRQHWIDSRTTVSPFTVHTRPNRVMHTSEDRSKAYREDKAASYPGQVVLTGTRRRVARPVHKSLEGRGRHRSVAVHYVGDTSRYIPGHHRHYEGNGRLRHTGGVYVDWAVDPSISNSNQFFRMENGIVTVQETGIYLIYAQLFYHDDHDTNGFRIEKNGVPFLICTTMTHSVDRVTKSNTCFTSGVTLLKADDNIRISDLAYDRHVILDPVRSFFGLVKLGAHTPIHGTHHQSHEDRMRMLDTMKRSPKILNITDI encoded by the exons ATGACCGTCGAAACTTTGAAGCCTTTTATAAAAGTTCCCGTGGAATCAGGAGAATCGAAGCGACCAAATGGAAGCAAGACCGCTTTGGTTTGCCATTCTATTGTACTGGCAATCTTTTACGCAGGACTTTTGGGATTCGTG ATTTGGAATTCTGTACGAGTGGCGAACCTTCAAAAAGAAGTTAAACACCTCAACCTGCTGTTAGATACTATGCAAAAGCGTCTTGGTTTCGATTTACTTGATCTCAATGAATTCGAAGAAGCG TATGGTCACAGTGTGTCTGCAGAAAAAATAATCCCTGATAAAAGCTTCTTTAATATGGATGATGATCAAGATGAATATGATCCTGAACTGAATGATATGGAAGTCGATGACGAAGACTACATGGATGATGAGCTTCTTGGCGGTAGTTCTGAAGAAGAGGACTTATCAAAGGCTGCAAACGAAACTTACAAAATTGATTTAGACAGTTCTCTCTATGATGATCTCGATGAAGACTTGGACGATTATGAATACGGATTGGATAT AGGTGGCAATAGTGATGAAAATAGTGAACGAAAAACACGGTCAATTGTAGCACGAAATGGTGTTCCAGTTGTTGATGAACCCTACTCTGCTAAAGACAGACCTGCAGAGGGACAAGGCGCAGTCAAACCAACAATGAAATATGACTGGAATGAGAAAAG GCAACAGTATTTAGAAcggaaatataaaaagtatatGGAGATCCGCTCGAAACCAGCAAACATGCGAATGGAACAGGGAAAAGATGGCGATAGCAATCAGAACAATCACCCAACTCAACAG GGACAGCGGCAACATTGGATTGATTCTAGGACAACAGTATCTCCTTTCACTGTTCATACTCGTCCTAATCGCGTTATGCACACAAGTGAAGACAGATCGAAAGCTTATAGAGAA GATAAGGCGGCATCGTATCCTGGACAAGTTGTATTAACGGGAACACGGCGACGAGTGGCGCGACCAGTACACAAAAGTCTAGAAGGTCGAG GACGACATCGGTCAGTAGCTGTTCATTATGTTGGCGACACAAGTCGTTATATCCCGGGTCATCATCGACACTACGAAG GAAATGGTCGTTTAAGGCATACAGGCGGAGTATACGTGGACTGGGCCGTTGATCCTTCAATCAGTAATTCGAATCAATTCTTCCGCATGGAGAATGGGATTGTGACGGTACAAGAAACTGGAATTTATCTCATTTACGCCCAG CTGTTTTATCACGATGATCATGatacaaatgggttccgcatcgAAAAGAACGGAGTTCCATTCCTCATTTGCACAACTATGACACATTCGGTTGACAGAGTTACTAAGTCGAATACTTGCTTCACCAGTGGCGTTACACTATTAAAGGCGGACGACAACATTCGTATTTCCGATCTTGCTTATGATCGTCATGTAATCCTTGATCCGGTAAGAAGTTTCTTCGGATTAGTAAAATTGGGTGCCCATACTCCCATTCATGGCACACATCATCAATCGCATGAAGACAGAATGCGAATGTTGGATACTATGAAACGATctccaaaaattttaaatattactgACATCTAA